The genome window TTGGTAAATCCCTTACCCAAGTCGCCGCAGACAGCAGAAAAACAAACGCCGTTGGAATTAAGAATATCCTTAACCTCCCTTATTCGCTCGGGAGTCATATTTTCGGGCGCCAGTTCATTATAAGTCGCGTTAGCCTGAATTCCTTCTATACCGAGAGCCGCAGCAGCCTTGACACCGCCCTCGAAGCCCTGCCTGAAAGATTCAATTCTAACACCTATTTTCATAGCCATAACACTACCTCTAACATTTTTTATTTTCAGATTAATGTTCTAAATTGTCACTTTATCAAGCTCTTTGGTAAACACATCAAGATAATTGTCAATAAAAATTTTAAGCTCCGGAGTACAATTTTCGTTAAGCAAACGGAGCGTTGACTCACATGCCGTTTCAAATTCTTTGTTTCCGGCTTTAAGCTCATTCAGGCATTTTATATGTGCGGAAAGCTTGTCAGCCGATTTAACAACGCTGCGTTCTTCGCCTGTCAGCGATTTTACGACCGACTCAAAATACTCACGGAACTGAGGCTCCATAAGAGAAAAAAGCTTTTCTTCCGCCACAGCTTCAAT of Oscillospiraceae bacterium contains these proteins:
- a CDS encoding 5'-deoxynucleotidase, coding for MASKDNTGNFFALLFRMKNIARWGLMQCTRTENLSEHSLETAFLAHCLAVIGVTKLGKDYDPQKIAVAAMYHDMSEVLTGDMPTPVKYYNDDIKKAYKQIEAVAEEKLFSLMEPQFREYFESVVKSLTGEERSVVKSADKLSAHIKCLNELKAGNKEFETACESTLRLLNENCTPELKIFIDNYLDVFTKELDKVTI